In Methylomagnum ishizawai, one DNA window encodes the following:
- a CDS encoding patatin-like phospholipase family protein, with the protein MSDPTPESQATATAGRLGLAFSGGGLRASFFHIGVLAQMAQRGLLRRVEVISTVSGGSILGALYYLHVKKLLERKPDAAITDRDYVEIVAALAGDFLAATQRNIRMLAFADFAANWKRHRGDYSTSDRLAELYNQLLYQSVLDKAQVGDPVEMRKLKIFPPGQPDFHPNLHNGDRKAKVPILVVNATTLNSGNNWRFTAQDMGEPPSNNNAIDKKPIRLKRPRSYDDIVVHQQDFPLGHAVAASACVPGLFPPLSITGLYQDGEEAIQVQLVDGGVHDNQGVTGLIDNGCVEFVVSDACGQMGEQPRPGTDLVAVLSRVSSILQDRVRTAVLENLFNRPGSVAFMSLRQGLGYRELYWNGPDGQPYKQPEVQLPTTERFGVDPTVQELLSAVRTDLDAFSEVEAYSLMLDGYLIGEQGLGNVPLLAAGEEAWEFLKIKPWLGLPTADYLKQLRVAGQTFGKALYLIPWLSVLALVAVAALLVVLAPQIQAFLQSCIPVLWIAALLLGWLVDQLLPKLAKLFRVFHDLVAPWAALKRWVLNAGLALVGTLFIKLYLVFINPLFLKRGSFEALERRGVPGTPTPPA; encoded by the coding sequence ATGTCCGATCCCACACCAGAATCCCAAGCCACCGCCACCGCGGGCCGGTTGGGGCTCGCCTTTTCCGGAGGCGGTTTGCGGGCTTCGTTCTTCCATATCGGCGTGTTGGCGCAAATGGCCCAGCGCGGCCTGTTGCGCCGGGTCGAGGTGATTTCCACGGTGTCCGGCGGCTCCATCCTGGGGGCGCTGTATTATCTCCACGTCAAGAAACTGCTGGAGCGCAAGCCCGACGCCGCAATCACCGACCGGGACTATGTGGAGATCGTGGCGGCGCTGGCGGGTGATTTCCTGGCGGCCACCCAGCGCAATATCCGAATGCTGGCCTTCGCCGATTTCGCGGCCAACTGGAAGCGGCACCGCGGCGATTATTCCACCAGCGACCGCCTCGCCGAACTCTATAACCAATTGCTGTATCAATCGGTGCTGGACAAGGCCCAGGTCGGCGACCCGGTCGAGATGCGGAAGCTCAAGATATTCCCGCCCGGCCAGCCCGATTTCCATCCCAACCTCCACAACGGCGACCGCAAGGCCAAGGTGCCCATCCTGGTCGTCAACGCCACCACCTTGAACAGCGGCAACAATTGGCGCTTCACCGCCCAGGACATGGGCGAACCGCCCTCCAATAACAACGCCATCGACAAGAAGCCGATCCGGCTCAAGCGCCCCAGGTCCTACGACGATATCGTGGTCCACCAACAGGATTTCCCGCTCGGCCACGCGGTGGCGGCTTCGGCCTGCGTGCCGGGCTTGTTCCCGCCCCTGTCCATCACCGGGCTGTACCAGGATGGCGAAGAGGCGATCCAGGTCCAGTTGGTCGATGGCGGCGTGCATGACAACCAGGGCGTCACCGGCTTGATCGACAATGGTTGCGTCGAATTCGTGGTCAGCGACGCCTGCGGGCAGATGGGCGAGCAACCCCGGCCCGGCACCGATCTGGTGGCGGTATTGTCGCGGGTCAGTTCGATCCTACAGGATCGGGTGCGGACGGCGGTGCTGGAAAACCTGTTCAATAGGCCGGGTTCGGTGGCCTTCATGAGCCTGCGCCAGGGCTTGGGCTACCGCGAACTGTATTGGAACGGTCCCGATGGCCAACCGTACAAACAGCCGGAAGTGCAACTCCCCACCACGGAGCGGTTTGGGGTCGATCCCACAGTGCAGGAACTGCTGTCCGCGGTGCGCACCGACCTCGACGCCTTCAGCGAGGTGGAGGCTTATTCGCTGATGCTGGATGGCTATCTGATCGGGGAACAGGGCTTGGGGAACGTGCCCTTGCTGGCGGCGGGAGAAGAAGCCTGGGAATTCCTCAAGATCAAGCCTTGGCTGGGGCTGCCGACCGCCGATTATCTCAAGCAACTGCGGGTGGCCGGGCAAACCTTCGGCAAGGCTTTGTACCTGATTCCCTGGCTGTCGGTCCTGGCCCTGGTTGCGGTCGCGGCGCTGCTGGTGGTATTGGCCCCGCAAATCCAGGCGTTCTTGCAAAGCTGTATCCCGGTGCTGTGGATCGCGGCCCTGCTGCTGGGCTGGCTGGTCGATCAACTGCTGCCGAAGTTGGCGAAGCTGTTCCGGGTTTTCCATGACTTGGTCGCGCCCTGGGCCGCGCTCAAACGCTGGGTGTTGAATGCCGGACTGGCCTTGGTCGGCACCTTGTTCATCAAGCTTTATCTGGTCTTCATCAATCCCCTGTTCCTCAAGCGCGGCAGTTTCGAGGCGCTGGAGCGCCGGGGCGTGCCCGGTACCCCGACCCCTCCAGCTTGA
- a CDS encoding YajD family HNH nuclease, which yields MPIKRPQPNRAKLDKVVADARRDKEDREKGYREQALKLYPWVCGRCAREFDLKNLHELTVHHRNHNHDDNPADGSNWELLCLYCHDDEHQRHMNAALYGKGATEKPKETGSFKAFAGLGSLLKKE from the coding sequence ATGCCCATCAAACGCCCCCAACCCAACCGCGCCAAGCTCGACAAGGTCGTCGCCGACGCCCGCCGCGACAAGGAAGACCGGGAAAAAGGCTACCGCGAACAAGCCCTAAAGCTGTATCCCTGGGTCTGTGGCCGCTGCGCCCGCGAGTTCGACCTGAAGAATCTGCACGAACTCACGGTGCACCACCGCAACCACAACCACGACGACAACCCGGCGGACGGCAGCAATTGGGAACTCTTATGCCTGTACTGCCACGACGACGAGCATCAACGCCATATGAACGCCGCCCTCTACGGCAAGGGCGCAACGGAAAAACCCAAGGAAACCGGGAGCTTCAAAGCCTTCGCCGGGCTGGGGAGCTTGCTGAAAAAAGAGTGA
- a CDS encoding H-NS histone family protein yields the protein MSDNIATLSEVELAELIANASKELEAKRHGKKRETILKIKELASSIGMHVEISEGDKKPTTRKGTSVPVKYRDPNNAKNAWTGRGMKPRWLTAYLEQGRSQEEFRV from the coding sequence ATGTCTGACAATATAGCCACCCTGTCCGAAGTCGAATTGGCGGAACTCATCGCGAACGCTTCCAAGGAGTTGGAAGCCAAAAGGCATGGTAAGAAGCGGGAAACTATCCTTAAAATCAAGGAGTTGGCCTCCTCCATCGGTATGCACGTGGAGATTAGCGAAGGCGATAAGAAACCCACCACCCGTAAGGGAACCTCGGTTCCGGTCAAATATCGCGATCCTAATAATGCCAAGAACGCCTGGACCGGCCGTGGTATGAAACCCCGCTGGTTAACCGCCTACCTCGAACAAGGCCGCTCCCAGGAGGAATTCCGGGTATAG
- a CDS encoding CPBP family intramembrane glutamic endopeptidase: MFRPILLAALAPAAYLLLCACVGALAAYPLALALHGAVPLHVVIGRLSQGLLFVGIPPVMRGLGLRWADFGFPARPGLFLKQVAVGFGLGLAMLGLHAVALVLLDIRVPNPAKIATAAQIQQAALNALLTACAVALAEEPLFRGFFLGALNKAVPKLAAIAICGFYFALLHFLKTGIRPEFADIHWYTGLPVALDAFVQLPGRIQPDSFLALFIAGILLALLRLSGRDRLGYCIGLHAGWVFVIKFARALTKGNPNAELGFLVGGYDGVIGYLAAAWMAVLILGLGWWNRRAAF, from the coding sequence ATGTTCCGCCCCATCCTGCTGGCGGCGCTCGCGCCCGCCGCTTATTTATTGCTCTGCGCTTGCGTCGGGGCCTTGGCCGCTTATCCCTTGGCGCTGGCTTTGCACGGGGCCGTGCCCTTGCATGTGGTGATCGGACGCTTGTCCCAGGGATTGTTGTTCGTCGGTATTCCGCCCGTGATGCGGGGCTTGGGTTTGCGCTGGGCGGACTTCGGGTTTCCGGCCCGGCCCGGACTATTCCTGAAACAGGTCGCCGTGGGTTTCGGGCTGGGTCTCGCCATGCTGGGCCTGCACGCCGTGGCGCTGGTGCTGTTGGATATCCGCGTCCCCAATCCCGCCAAGATCGCCACGGCGGCGCAAATCCAACAAGCCGCCCTCAACGCGCTGTTGACCGCCTGCGCCGTGGCCCTGGCCGAGGAACCGCTGTTCCGGGGTTTTTTCCTGGGCGCTTTGAATAAGGCCGTGCCCAAACTGGCCGCCATCGCGATCTGTGGGTTTTATTTCGCCTTGCTACATTTCCTCAAGACCGGCATCAGGCCGGAATTCGCCGATATCCATTGGTATACCGGCCTGCCCGTGGCCCTCGACGCCTTCGTCCAGTTGCCGGGGCGTATCCAGCCCGATTCGTTCCTGGCTTTGTTCATCGCCGGGATATTGTTGGCCTTGCTGCGGTTGTCGGGGCGGGACAGGTTGGGCTATTGCATCGGCTTGCACGCCGGTTGGGTCTTCGTCATCAAATTCGCCCGCGCCCTTACCAAGGGCAATCCCAATGCCGAACTCGGTTTCCTGGTCGGCGGCTATGATGGCGTGATCGGTTATCTGGCCGCTGCTTGGATGGCGGTGTTGATCCTGGGGTTAGGGTGGTGGAACCGCCGCGCCGCATTTTGA